A window from Aeromonas rivipollensis encodes these proteins:
- a CDS encoding PLP-dependent aminotransferase family protein — translation MTVLPTLFANQQHGELPLHEQLVRTLREAILAGHLPLHGRLPASRMLARDLGVSRSTVELAYGRLEAEGYLVRKVGAGSFVALAAVRPAPRPAQSAAGLSRRGQEMAQGGACHEVPEVGNSFASSQPDPRLFPQALWGRLMQQQWRQGASDWMNYGDPQGLGELRAAISSYLVQSRGVVCEPEQILILTSSQQGILLATQLLIDAGDTVWVEDPGYPGARTAMESAGARIHPVPVDEEGLNPAGEHPSPRLIYCTPAHQYPLGVPMSLPRRMALLAEAERRGAWILEDDYDGEYQYDQRPLPALQGLDGQGRVLYVGTFSKVLFGSLRLAYLVLPRPLMEAFSRARAAVDGHSNQLQQAVTADFIRAGYFATHLRQSRLLYQSRRDLLLAELAEHCPRLTPIHSGAGLQCAVLLPAGGEARWTEAANARGLGLRPLRQFHLAPPTREGWLLGFGCLDNQTLRQLCRQLGTLMESV, via the coding sequence ATGACAGTCCTGCCGACCCTCTTTGCCAATCAACAACACGGCGAGCTGCCGCTCCATGAGCAGCTGGTACGTACCCTGCGGGAGGCCATACTGGCGGGCCATCTGCCGCTGCACGGCAGGCTGCCGGCCAGCCGCATGCTGGCCCGGGATCTCGGCGTCTCCCGCAGCACAGTGGAGCTGGCCTATGGCCGGCTGGAGGCGGAGGGGTATCTGGTGCGCAAGGTGGGTGCCGGCAGCTTCGTCGCCCTGGCGGCGGTGCGCCCCGCGCCGCGCCCGGCCCAGTCGGCGGCGGGGCTTTCTCGCCGCGGTCAGGAGATGGCACAAGGGGGGGCCTGCCACGAGGTGCCAGAGGTGGGCAACTCCTTTGCCTCCAGCCAGCCGGATCCCCGCCTCTTTCCCCAGGCGCTCTGGGGTCGCCTGATGCAGCAGCAGTGGCGCCAGGGGGCCAGCGACTGGATGAATTACGGGGATCCCCAGGGGTTGGGGGAGCTTCGCGCCGCCATCAGCAGCTACCTGGTGCAGTCGCGGGGCGTGGTGTGCGAACCGGAGCAGATCCTGATCCTCACCAGCTCCCAGCAGGGCATATTGCTGGCGACCCAGCTGCTCATCGATGCCGGTGACACCGTCTGGGTGGAGGATCCGGGTTATCCCGGCGCCCGTACCGCCATGGAGAGCGCCGGCGCCCGCATCCACCCGGTGCCGGTGGACGAGGAGGGGCTCAACCCTGCCGGTGAACACCCCAGCCCCAGGCTCATCTACTGCACCCCGGCCCACCAGTACCCCCTGGGCGTCCCCATGAGCCTGCCGCGCCGCATGGCTCTGCTGGCGGAGGCCGAACGGCGCGGAGCCTGGATCCTGGAGGACGACTACGACGGGGAGTACCAGTACGATCAGCGGCCACTCCCCGCCTTGCAGGGGCTGGATGGCCAGGGGCGCGTCCTCTATGTGGGGACCTTCAGCAAGGTGCTGTTTGGTTCCTTGCGCCTCGCCTACCTGGTCTTGCCGCGCCCCCTGATGGAGGCCTTCAGCCGGGCCCGCGCCGCCGTCGACGGCCACAGCAACCAGCTGCAGCAGGCGGTCACCGCGGACTTCATCCGCGCCGGCTACTTCGCCACCCACCTGCGCCAGAGCCGCCTCCTCTACCAGAGCCGGAGGGATCTGCTGCTGGCCGAGCTGGCCGAGCACTGCCCCAGGCTCACCCCCATCCACAGCGGCGCCGGGCTGCAGTGCGCCGTGCTGCTTCCTGCCGGGGGCGAGGCCCGCTGGACCGAGGCGGCCAATGCCCGGGGGTTGGGGCTGCGCCCCCTGCGCCAGTTCCACCTCGCCCCTCCTACCCGGGAGGGCTGGTTGCTCGGCTTCGGCTGCCTCGACAACCAGACCCTGCGCCAGCTGTGTCGCCAGCTGGGCACTCTGATGGAATCGGTCTGA
- a CDS encoding OsmC family protein, with amino-acid sequence MSEYSATISWQRGASEPFVDQRYSRAHEWAFDGGVRVPASSSPHVVPLPFSVAEHVDPEEAFVASLSSCHMLTFLWLVARAGYLVESYRDEAVGIMEKNERGRQSITRVTLRPRVRFGGERQPDLAALERLHHQAHEECFIANSVNTVVTTEIAL; translated from the coding sequence ATGTCGGAATACAGCGCCACCATCAGCTGGCAACGAGGGGCCAGCGAGCCCTTTGTCGATCAGCGCTACAGCCGGGCCCATGAGTGGGCGTTTGACGGCGGAGTCAGGGTGCCCGCCTCCTCCTCCCCCCATGTGGTGCCCTTGCCCTTTTCGGTGGCCGAGCACGTGGATCCCGAGGAGGCCTTCGTCGCCTCGCTCTCCAGCTGCCACATGCTGACCTTCCTCTGGCTGGTCGCCAGGGCGGGTTATCTGGTGGAGAGCTACCGGGATGAGGCGGTCGGCATCATGGAGAAGAATGAGCGGGGTCGCCAGTCCATCACCCGGGTCACCCTGCGCCCCAGGGTGCGGTTTGGCGGCGAGCGTCAGCCCGATCTCGCCGCGCTGGAGCGGCTGCACCACCAGGCCCACGAGGAGTGCTTCATCGCCAATTCGGTCAACACAGTCGTCACCACAGAGATAGCGCTCTAA
- a CDS encoding rhodanese-like domain-containing protein gives MSHVLSTGVASPLEASAFFEAQLKFRTDPADLAADLLAGEAAEGGSIVVIDTRSPAHYAEGHIPGAISFPHSTMTPATTQGLSRDRVYVCYCDGIGCNGSTQGAYKLAALGFRVKELIGGLHWWRQDGFAVATGSEAGVLLEGGIACAC, from the coding sequence ATGAGTCATGTATTGAGTACCGGGGTCGCGAGCCCGCTGGAGGCCAGCGCCTTCTTCGAGGCCCAGTTGAAGTTTCGCACCGATCCGGCGGATCTCGCCGCCGATCTGCTGGCCGGGGAGGCGGCTGAGGGGGGCAGCATAGTGGTCATCGACACTCGCTCCCCGGCGCACTACGCAGAGGGTCATATTCCCGGTGCCATCTCCTTCCCCCATAGCACCATGACCCCGGCGACCACGCAGGGGCTGTCGCGGGACAGGGTCTATGTCTGCTACTGCGATGGCATCGGCTGCAACGGCTCGACCCAGGGGGCCTATAAGCTGGCGGCCCTGGGCTTCAGGGTCAAGGAGCTGATCGGCGGTCTGCACTGGTGGCGCCAGGACGGCTTCGCCGTCGCCACCGGCAGCGAGGCCGGCGTGCTGCTGGAAGGGGGGATCGCCTGTGCCTGCTGA
- a CDS encoding GNAT family N-acetyltransferase, with product MPAEPILNDHGQPLGESLPDWRGAEFPPHRVLSGWGCRLEPLDPERHGGSLWQAFSADSGAMWTYLTSGPFEDEAAMLAWLRGVATRGDPQFYAIVDERSGRALGLASYLRIDPAAGSVEVGWLHFSPALQQSRLATAAMALMMANAFALGYRRYEWKCNALNRPSWQAALRLGFCYEGTFRQARVDKGHSRDTAWFSVIDGEWPALKGCFERWLADANFDEQGRQRLRLSELTAACRVKP from the coding sequence GTGCCTGCTGAACCCATCCTCAACGATCATGGCCAGCCCCTGGGCGAGTCTCTGCCCGACTGGCGTGGCGCCGAGTTCCCCCCTCACCGGGTGCTGAGCGGCTGGGGCTGTCGCCTGGAACCGCTCGACCCCGAGCGCCACGGTGGCAGTCTGTGGCAGGCCTTCAGTGCCGACAGCGGGGCCATGTGGACCTATCTCACCAGCGGTCCCTTCGAGGATGAGGCGGCCATGCTGGCCTGGCTGCGAGGAGTCGCCACCAGGGGCGATCCCCAGTTCTATGCCATTGTCGATGAGAGGAGCGGCCGGGCGCTGGGGCTTGCCAGCTACCTGCGCATCGACCCCGCCGCGGGCAGCGTGGAGGTAGGCTGGCTGCACTTCTCGCCAGCCCTGCAGCAGTCGCGGCTGGCGACGGCGGCCATGGCGTTGATGATGGCCAATGCCTTCGCCCTGGGCTATCGCCGCTACGAGTGGAAGTGCAATGCCCTGAACCGGCCCTCTTGGCAGGCGGCGCTGCGTCTCGGCTTTTGCTATGAGGGGACTTTCCGCCAGGCACGGGTGGACAAGGGACACAGCCGGGATACCGCCTGGTTCTCGGTAATAGACGGCGAATGGCCAGCCCTCAAGGGCTGTTTCGAGCGCTGGCTGGCGGATGCCAACTTCGATGAACAGGGGCGCCAGCGGCTGCGGCTCTCCGAGCTGACAGCCGCCTGCCGGGTGAAACCATAA
- the ybaK gene encoding Cys-tRNA(Pro) deacylase — protein sequence MTPAINLLKKLKIPHKLYPYECEAHDDFGKHAATQLGLPQAQVFKTLLAHHDKQAVVAIVPSSGMCSLKQLAKATGLKKVEMMKPADAEKLTGYKVGGISPLAQKKLLPTVLDDSAMGFDEILVSGGKRGLSVGVAPEDMIRLLQWIAAPIGEHHE from the coding sequence ATGACACCCGCCATCAACCTGCTGAAGAAGCTCAAGATCCCCCACAAGCTCTACCCTTACGAGTGCGAGGCCCACGACGATTTCGGCAAGCACGCAGCAACCCAGCTCGGCCTGCCCCAGGCTCAGGTGTTCAAGACCCTGCTGGCCCACCACGACAAGCAGGCGGTGGTCGCCATAGTCCCCTCCTCCGGCATGTGCAGCCTCAAGCAGCTCGCCAAGGCCACCGGGCTCAAGAAGGTGGAGATGATGAAGCCGGCCGACGCCGAGAAGCTGACCGGTTACAAGGTGGGGGGCATCAGCCCGCTGGCCCAGAAGAAGCTGCTGCCAACGGTGCTGGACGACTCCGCCATGGGGTTTGACGAGATACTGGTGAGCGGCGGCAAGCGCGGCCTCTCGGTCGGAGTGGCCCCAGAGGACATGATCCGCCTTCTGCAGTGGATAGCCGCTCCCATAGGCGAGCACCATGAGTAG